The Streptomyces sp. WZ-12 genome segment CCGCCATGGTCAAGTCCGGGCCGTGGCCGGGCTGGAGCAGCGGCAGGACGTAGCGGGCGGCGGTGAAGGTCTCCAGGCAGCCGCGGTTGCCGCAGCGGCAGACCGGGCCGGTCTCGTCCAGGGTGATGTGGCCGATCTCGCCGGCCGTGCCGCCCGGGCCGCGGTAGATCTGGCCGCTGATCACCAGCCCGGCGCCGACGCCGCTGGCGACCTTGATGTACGCCAGGTCCGCCGCGCCGCGGCCGCCGCCCCACACCAGCTCGCCGAGCGCGCCGAGGTTGGCGTCGTTGTCGACGTAGACGGGCACGCCGAGCCGCTCGGAGAGCTCCTCGCCGGGCTTGGTGCCGGCCCAGCCCGGCAGGATCGCGGTCGAACCGAGGGTGCCGGACTCCACGTCGATCGGGCCGGGGACGCCCAGGCCCACGCCGATGACCTTGCCCGGGGTGACAGCGGTCCGCTCGATCAGCCGGCTGACCAGCCGTTCCGCCCGGTCGAAGCCCTCGGCCGCGGAGGCGTCCACGTCGAACGGCTCGGCCTCCTCGGCGAGCACCTCGTGGGCGAGGTTGCCGACCGCCACTCTCAGGTGGGAGTGGCCGAAGTCGACGCCGACGACGATGCCGGCGTCGCCGGAGAGCGAGACGCTGCGCGCCCGGCGACCGCCCGCGGAGGTGGGCGTCACCTCGACCGTCCCGCCGTCCTTCAACTCGCGAACGATGTTCGAGACGGTGGCCGCGGACAGCCCCGTGCTCCGGGCGATCTCCGCCTGGGTGAGCGAGCCCGCCATGCGCACCGCCCGGACGACCCGCTCCAGATTGGCCCGGTGCAGCGAGGACTGCGACCCCGGAGTCTCCATCGACTCATCCACTCCCGCCTGGGGCGGGCAGTGCGACGACTGCCCGCCGGCCGCACCCACACCGTCGGAGGGGCGGCAACCGATTTCAACATGTGAACTCTAAGCAGAACTCCAGTGAGGAAGTTACGTCAAGGCGTTGAGTCCGGGGGCGACCGGGAGGCGGTGGGGCAGGCGAACAGGGCGGTTCCGCCGGGTGCGGAACCGCCCTCCGACGCGGCGGCCGGCGCTACTTCAGCGCGCCGGCCGTCAGCCCGGCCTGCACCTGCCGCTGGAAGATGACGTAGACGAGCAGCACCGGCAGCATCGCGATCATCATGCCGGCCATCAGCCCGCCCCAGTCGCCCTGGTAGCCCTGCTGGAGCGCGAGGTTGGCCAGGCCCTGGGTGAGCACGTACTTGCTCTCGTCCTGGTTGAGGACCATCGGCAGCAGGTACTGGTTCCACTGCCCCAGGAAGTTGAAGATCCCCACGCTGATCAGGCCCGGCTTGGCCATCGGCAGCATGACCTGGAAGAACGTCCGCACGTGCGAGGCGCCGTCGATCATCGCCGCCTCCGCGATGGACGTCGGCAGGGTGCGGAAGAAGGCCGTCATGAAGAAGACCGTGAACGGCAGCGAGTAGGCGATGTAGACGGCGATCAGGCCCTGGTACGTCGCCAGCAGCGGGACGCCGGGGAAGTCCCGCAGCACGAAGAAGAGCGGGATCACCAGCATGAAGACCGGGAAGGACATGCCGGCGACGAAGAGGTAGTAGATGAGGCGGTTGCCGGGGAAGTCGAAGCGGGCCAGGACGTAGCCGGCCATGGACCCCAGCACCATCGTGCCGATGAGCGAACCGCCCACCACGATCAGGGTGTTGAGGAACATCCGGCCGATGTTCGCCTTCTGCCAGGCGTTGACCCAGTTCTCGAAGTGCAGCTTGCCCGGCAGCGACCAGGGGGTGGTGAGGATGTCACCGCTGCTCTTGAAGGAGCTCCACAGCACCCACAGCAGTGGCAGGCCCACCATCAGCGCCCACACCACGAGGATGCCGTGCGAGAAGACGTTGAGCGTGCCGCCCTCGGCGGTCCGGCGCGCCCGCGCCGGCGTGGTTGAAGTCGTCATGCGCCCTGTCCCTAGAACTCGATCCGCTCACGGCGCGCGAAGCGCATCGTGAGGGCGGCGAACAGCAGCGTGACGACGAGCATGGCGACGCCCATCGCCGCCGCGTAGCCGAACTGACTGTCGCGGAAGGCGGTCAGGTAGAGGCGGAGCGGAACGACGTCGGTCGCGCCGTCCGGGCCGCCCATGTTGACGGACATGATCTGCACCAGCGCGAACGCGTCCATCGCGATGATGCCCATGTAGACCCAGCCGGTCTGCACGGTGTCCCACAGCAGCGGGAGGGTGATCCGGAAGAAGGTGTGGAAGCGGCTGGCGCCGTCCAACAGCGCGGCCTCGTAGATCTCCCGGGGAATGGACGCCATGGCCGCGGAGAACAGCACGACGTAGAAGCCGACGTTCGCCCAGACCATCACGACCATGATGCAGGCCAGGGCCAGGCTCCCCTCCCCCAGCCAGGCACTCTGGAAAGAGCCCAAACCCACCGTTCCCAGCAGTGAGTTGAGCATGCCGTCGTGCGGATCGGGATTGTAGATGTTGAACCAGATCACCGAGATGATGGTGATCGAGATGACCTGCGGGAAGAAGTAGACGAATTTGTAGAACCGCGCGCCGCGGACGCCGGTGATGACCGCGCCGCGCCGGGACCGGCCGCCGACGTTCAGCATGAACGCGAAGAACAGCCCCAGTGCCAGCGTCACGATGGGCACCAGCACCAACATGACGACGTTGTGTTTGAGCGCGTTCCAGAATTCGTCGCTGTGCAGCAGTTTGGTGTAGTTGGTCAGCCCGACACTCTTGGCGGTGCCGCGCAGTCCGCTCCATTCCGTGGTGGAAATCTGGAATGCCTGGACGAACGGCGAGATCACGAAGATGCCGTAGAGCAGTAGGGGCAGGGCCAGGAACCCCACGATGAATCGGTACTTGCCGTGTCGCATGCGCTCCCCGGCCCTCCCTCGTCAGCGGTGGTGCTTCGGACTTGCGTCCCGGTCGGGAAGCCCGGTCAGGCGGAGCGGTGGAACTTGGTGACGGAATCGTCCTTGGCGATGGCGTCCGCGTACGACTGCGCCTTCTTGATCCAGTCCGCGGCCTTGAGGTCGCCGGTGAGCAACTGGCTGGTGATACCGCCGAGCTTTTCGTCGGTGAGCTGCGGGTACCACTCCTGGAGCTGGATCATCAGCAGGTTCTGCCCACCCGCCTTGACCGCCCTGGCGGCGGAGGCGAGGCCCGGCGAGAGCCGCATTCCGTCGGTCGCGTCGCGGACGGAGGTGAGCGACTTGACCTTGGTGGCGAAATTCTGTGCGTGCTTCTTGGACAGCATGATGCGCAGCAGTTCCATGCCGCCGACGGGATTCTTGCCGCCCTTGGCGACGATGAACGGCTCGCTGGGCTCGGCGCGCAGCGTGCCGTGCGGCATCTTGTCGCCGCTGCCGCCGTTGAAGAGCGGGCCGACGGCCATGTCGAAGTCGGCCGGGGTGGTGGGCGCGGCCTCGTTCTCCACCCAGGAGCCGTTGGGGATGAAGGCGGCCTTGCCGCGGGTCCAGGCGGTCTGCGACTGGATGTGCGTCATGCCCTGACTACCGGCCAGGAAGTAGCCCTTGGCGGCCAGTTCCTCGTAGTGCCCGATGACCTGCTTGACCGCGTCGTTGGAGGTCCAGGCGCGGGGTTCGAGGTTGTCGATGGCGATCCACTTGTCCAGTCCGCCGATCTTGGCGATCTGGGCGAACATGTTGAAGTGGACGTAGTAGGGGTAGTGCCCCGGATACGTCCAGGGCGCGATCCCGGCCTTCTTGATCTCGGCGCAGAGGCTGATCATCTCGTCGAAGGAGGTGGGGTACTGCCAACCCCGGTCCTTCAGCAGCTTGTTGGAATACCAGGTGCCGTACACCGTGAAGGCGTAGTAGAAGACGTCGAAGGTGTCCTTGTGCTTGCCCTTTTCGATGGTGCTGGGGTAAAGCGTGTCCCGGACCTTCTTCTTCGGGTCGTCCACTGACGGGGCGTCGAGCAGCGCCGTGAGGTCCTGCAACTGCCCTTGTGCGGACAGCTTGTTCATGTCGAGGTGGTCGGCGCCGGAGTTGTCGATCACGTCGGGCGGATTGCCGCCGGCGAAGCGCGGCTGGAGTTTGGGGCCGATCTGTTGGGTGCCGGTGTGCTTGACCGTGGTGCCATAGGTCTTGTGGTAGTCCGCCTCGGCGTCCTTGGCGTACTGATCGCCCAGCCCGCCCTTGAAGATGAACGCCTCCAGCGGTACGCCGTTCTTCACGCCGAGCGGATTGCTGGCGGAGGTGGCGCCCTTGTTCTTGGTGCCCTCGTCGGAACCGCCGCCGCCTCCGGTGGCGCAGGACGAGAGGGCGCCCATGGCCGGTACCGCGAGAATTCCCAGGGCGGCGGCTCTCTTGACCAGATCGCGACGGTTGACTTCAAAGGTGGAGCCCATGCTCAAGTCCTCGCCTTCTC includes the following:
- a CDS encoding ROK family transcriptional regulator gives rise to the protein METPGSQSSLHRANLERVVRAVRMAGSLTQAEIARSTGLSAATVSNIVRELKDGGTVEVTPTSAGGRRARSVSLSGDAGIVVGVDFGHSHLRVAVGNLAHEVLAEEAEPFDVDASAAEGFDRAERLVSRLIERTAVTPGKVIGVGLGVPGPIDVESGTLGSTAILPGWAGTKPGEELSERLGVPVYVDNDANLGALGELVWGGGRGAADLAYIKVASGVGAGLVISGQIYRGPGGTAGEIGHITLDETGPVCRCGNRGCLETFTAARYVLPLLQPGHGPDLTMAGVVQLAREGDPGCRRVIADVGRHIGSGVANLCNLLNPSRVVLGGDLAEAGELVLGPIRESVSRYAIPSAARQLSIVPGTLGGRAEVLGALALVLSEMGDSSLLDGVRDADAAAIARPA
- a CDS encoding carbohydrate ABC transporter permease; its protein translation is MTTSTTPARARRTAEGGTLNVFSHGILVVWALMVGLPLLWVLWSSFKSSGDILTTPWSLPGKLHFENWVNAWQKANIGRMFLNTLIVVGGSLIGTMVLGSMAGYVLARFDFPGNRLIYYLFVAGMSFPVFMLVIPLFFVLRDFPGVPLLATYQGLIAVYIAYSLPFTVFFMTAFFRTLPTSIAEAAMIDGASHVRTFFQVMLPMAKPGLISVGIFNFLGQWNQYLLPMVLNQDESKYVLTQGLANLALQQGYQGDWGGLMAGMMIAMLPVLLVYVIFQRQVQAGLTAGALK
- a CDS encoding carbohydrate ABC transporter permease, whose protein sequence is MRHGKYRFIVGFLALPLLLYGIFVISPFVQAFQISTTEWSGLRGTAKSVGLTNYTKLLHSDEFWNALKHNVVMLVLVPIVTLALGLFFAFMLNVGGRSRRGAVITGVRGARFYKFVYFFPQVISITIISVIWFNIYNPDPHDGMLNSLLGTVGLGSFQSAWLGEGSLALACIMVVMVWANVGFYVVLFSAAMASIPREIYEAALLDGASRFHTFFRITLPLLWDTVQTGWVYMGIIAMDAFALVQIMSVNMGGPDGATDVVPLRLYLTAFRDSQFGYAAAMGVAMLVVTLLFAALTMRFARRERIEF
- the ngcE gene encoding N-acetylglucosamine/diacetylchitobiose ABC transporter substrate-binding protein — encoded protein: MGSTFEVNRRDLVKRAAALGILAVPAMGALSSCATGGGGGSDEGTKNKGATSASNPLGVKNGVPLEAFIFKGGLGDQYAKDAEADYHKTYGTTVKHTGTQQIGPKLQPRFAGGNPPDVIDNSGADHLDMNKLSAQGQLQDLTALLDAPSVDDPKKKVRDTLYPSTIEKGKHKDTFDVFYYAFTVYGTWYSNKLLKDRGWQYPTSFDEMISLCAEIKKAGIAPWTYPGHYPYYVHFNMFAQIAKIGGLDKWIAIDNLEPRAWTSNDAVKQVIGHYEELAAKGYFLAGSQGMTHIQSQTAWTRGKAAFIPNGSWVENEAAPTTPADFDMAVGPLFNGGSGDKMPHGTLRAEPSEPFIVAKGGKNPVGGMELLRIMLSKKHAQNFATKVKSLTSVRDATDGMRLSPGLASAARAVKAGGQNLLMIQLQEWYPQLTDEKLGGITSQLLTGDLKAADWIKKAQSYADAIAKDDSVTKFHRSA